Within the Acidobacteriota bacterium genome, the region CAGGTCACTATGATGCTCTGGAGAGATTCTTCCCTGCAATTTGATATAATCCTTAAGAGGAGGTGCTAAATGTTTAAAGCTATCGGCTATATTGAAAAAGACTCCGAAACGGGCTTCTATGTTGCAATAGTTCCTGGGATTCCTGGTGCGCACACGCAAGCTGAAACATTGGATGAACTTCAGCAGAATCTAAAAGAAGTT harbors:
- a CDS encoding type II toxin-antitoxin system HicB family antitoxin; amino-acid sequence: MFKAIGYIEKDSETGFYVAIVPGIPGAHTQAETLDELQQNLKEV